Proteins encoded in a region of the Benincasa hispida cultivar B227 chromosome 2, ASM972705v1, whole genome shotgun sequence genome:
- the LOC120070767 gene encoding uncharacterized protein LOC120070767 — protein MAVEADASGGLDEVHSDVLAESRQACYKARDAFYACVEKESDKKPTEIASVGLIYPAECKALRAYFVKLCRASWVKHFDRKFCQNSRVQRLLDDKDSRRGPLILPQPYTFKPTN, from the exons ATGGCTGTCGAAGCTGATGCATCAGGAGGCTTAGATGAAGTTCATAGCGACGTTCTAGCGGAATCAAGACAAGCTTGCtacaag GCTCGCGATGCTTTTTACGCTTGTGTGGAGAAGGAATCTGACAAAAAGCCCACTGAAATTGCTTCTGTTGGCCTTATCTACCCTGCCGAGTGTAAAGCTTTGAGAGCCTATTTTGTCAAACTTTGCAGAGCTTCTTGG GTGAAGCATTTTGATAGGAAGTTTTGTCAGAACAGTAGGGTTCAAAGACTTCTAGATGACAAAGATTCGAGGAGAGGTCCCTTGATACTTCCGCAGCCTTACACTTTTAAGCCCACTAATTAA